The window AAGAGAAAAGGACAGGAGAAAGGGGAGGTGACTGAGGGTATGTTTGGTTCCAGCCCTACCAAATATTTggctagccaaaattttggttgaccTTTTGGTTGCCCATGAGTTGGCCAACATCGGCAAGGAAAACGAGCTAGAGTAACCAAAAAGGCGTTGGCATGCCAAATACTCCCAGTTGGCAACCATGCAAACAAAGCCCAGTGTCTGGACATGACCAAATATTGGTAGGGTAAGTTTAGCTGCCATAACATACATACATACCCTGATACTTGTAGATCTCGCACTTGTCCTTGGGCTAAATAAGTGTCTTGAGAAAGGAAATATTTGAGCTGGGCTGCATCCGCCAATACCCGCCGCATGTAAATGGGTGCGCATGGCCTGCTCAAGGACCTGCTTGTAGCGGATTTGAGGATTTAGGCTGTGGTCCTAATGGCGGACCTGTTTTTGTAGTATCAAGGAACAGTAGTTTGTGAAACATAAGTACTTTGATCAAGCAACACTGAATGAAATGCTCTCAGTTCGTGGCATGGGCTGCTACTAATAAACTTTGACAAGTTGCTATGGATTTGCTCTGGCAATCTTGTTGTTTAACCCCTGTAGGATTCAGCTTAGAATTAGCATGGTGCTACTGCTGCCTCAACTACTCCATTTGACATTTCGGTTAATCTGGATGAAGGGCCCGGCATGGCAGGTTGTTTAACTTGCTGGTGCATTCTTCTGCGCATGGTTAATTGGCTGTATTGTTTGTGGATGCTTAATTTTCGAGCTCGTTTCTTTTTTAGGCTGATTTTATTTTTTCAGGCTGGAGCTCATTTCTTTGAACCTTATTTGTGGATGCTGTAAATTCAGGCGAGCGTAGTTCTCTGTACCGCATCTGACTGAATCATTATACTTGGCGTTacgtgtactccctccgtcccagaattcttgtcttagatttatctagatacagatgtatctaacactaaaacgTGAATAGATACGTCCGTATGtagacaaatttaagacaagaattttgagacggagggagtatataattGTAAGATCCTCCTCTGTAGTCCTGCTGCAACGCTCGTCAGAAAACAGCATTAATTACATTTTTTATCTGCGGGGAATTAAATACGTGCATATATTGCTTAACAAATATGGTTATATGCACACGATTCAACTAAAAAAATATACACATTTTTTATCCTCCCTTCGATTCATATTACTTGTCGCTCGAACGGACGTATCTTTCGTTAAAAAAAAAGAATATATCTAGGActgaaatacgtctagatacatctatttgAGCTCTTGCCATGAGAACATGGGAATGCCAATGGGAAAGGAAAGGCAGCAGAGCAAAGAAGATCACCGGGTCGGCGAATAggagtgaattgcaaaaaacatCGACACTTCAGGCTAGGTTTGCAGGTACCACACATATACGAAATTGTGCCAAAAAGCACtaatttttttcataattttttgcaaaaaacactaGTTGCTTGTTTGGACCGTTTTAAGTGCGTTTATGACAAGGGGGCCCGCATCCATCGACGTGGCAACACTGTTCACACGGCAACGCCGTTAGACGGCGTTACACGCCGCTGGCGCACCGGTTCGAGCCGGGCGGGTCAAACACCCCGAAGGGGTGCAGGCCCACCCCAGCCCTCACTCTCTCCcgtccttctccctctctctgcTCCCGctcgttcgccgccgccgcccctcccacatctccgaccgccgtcgccgccgcgtcACCATGGTTTCCTGGTCTGATGACGACAGCAGCGAGAACTCTCACCAGTACGCTGACTCAGCTTCAGACGAGGGCATCATCAAGGTGAGTTGCTCGAGCTCAAGCTAGGGTTAGGGTTGCGATTTGGGGATTTTTctgttgagcttgatctgaagtTTTGTTGCCTTTCCTTTGCACCTCCAGATCCCTGAGACCATCGATGACTCCGATTTCGAGGGCACTGAACCTGATGTTTTGTGCAATGAACACTCCCTACCAGCAGAGAGGCGTGTTGCTTTCCAGGGCATCCATACTGGCAGGAGGTTCTTTGCTTGTGCTGTGAAGGTATGTGCCAAATTTATGCTAATCTGGTCACTGTTTAGTACTGATTTTATAGTTAGCAGATCTGGTGTGCTAGTTGCTCAGTGAGGTCATTGTTTATATGTGAGCATGTGCAGAGTGTTGTCAGCAGATCTGGCCTGTTAGGTAGGTTGCTAATTAGTTATGTATTTTCTGTGATAGTAGTGGGTTAGGGAGGTCATTGTTTATATGCCAGTATGTGCATAGGGTTGGGAGCACTGATTGAGACTTCTTACTTTATAGCATGTGGATTAGTGAGCACTGTAATTGTTTAACTCATTGTGTCATATAGCTAGCTCATACATGTTTGTTTAACTCATTCTGTTACTTTATACCTGTTTGTTACTTTATAGCATGTGGATTAGTGAGCACTTTACACCATTTGTTACTTTGTAGCATTGTGTTACTTTATACCTGTTTAACAAAATTACAGAAGGGAAGAAACTGTGAGCTAGTTGAATGGGTTGATCCATTTTGGCCAGCTACAATGGAGAATGCATTGACCAAGTTGTGGGATAAGTATGAAGAGTGCAGGAGGAGCAAGATTGAGGACAATCTGGAAAGCTCATTTGCTGCTCACAATCTGACACAACAGAAGATCAAGCTGCAGGCAAGTTATGAGAGGTTGGTTGAAGATGTCAACGGCCTTTTGGATGCCCAGGAGCAGAGGGCTCAGATGGAGAGAGGTAAGATGCAGAACAAACCTGATGAGAGCAAGCTGCAGGAGAAGTATGACATGCTCAAGAACCTGACAGTTGCTCAAGCCAATGTCATTAGGAACATGAAGTTGAAGCTTGCGGAAGAGAAGATTAAGTTGCAGGCCCACATTGATGAGCTTGAGAAGGTTGTCGAGCAGACCAAGCTAAAGCTGAATGGGATCAAAGCCATCTTAGATGAATGAGCAGTATAATGTAATATGCTGCTTATTAGTACCACCAGCATGGTTATGGGATGATGAGTACTATAATTATGGTTATGTAATGACTACTATTAGATGAATGATCTAGTAATATCTGAATTATGGTTATGTAATGTACCTATTTAGCATTAAGCACTATCGTGTAATATGGTACTTATTAGTTATGATTATGTATGAATCTTCCAGTTATGCTGAATCTGATGCTGTTGGTTGGTTGGTTTTGTCAATGCCGATAGACCCTAGACTCACTTTGGTTGGTTTAGTCGATGACGATAGACCCTAGACTCACTTTGGTTGGTTTTGTCGATGACGAGAGACCCTAGACTCACTTTGGTTGGTTTTGTCGATGACGAGAGACCCTAGACTCACTTTGGTGGGTTTCTCGACGCCGATAGACCCTGGACTCACTTTGgtgggtttttcgacgccgagtgACCCTAGACTCACTTGGTTGGTTTTGTCGATGACGAGAGACCCTAGACTCACTTTGGTTGGTTTTGTTTACGCCGAGAGACCCTAGACTCACTTTGGTTGGTTTTGTCGATGACGAGAGACCCTAGACTCACTTTGGTGGATTTTGTCGATGACGAGAGACCCTAGACTCACTTTGGTGGGTTTCTCGACGCCGATAGACCCTAGACTCACTTTGgtgggtttttcgacgccgagtgACCCTAGACTCACTTTGgtgggtttttcgacgccgagtgACTCTAGACTCACTTTGGTGGGTTTTTCAACGCAGAGTGACCCTAGACTCACTTTGGTGGGTTTTTCGACGCAGAGTGACCCTAGACTCACTTTGgtgggtttttcgacgccgagtgACCCTAGAATCATAGTAAGCATCATCATCATCCATCTAAGCCAACATCATCACCAGAATCACCAGCATCACAGCCAACATTTTCAGGTTCTCACATCCATCTAAGCCAACATTTAAGATAAACATCCAAGTTCTCACAACCAACAATGGTTCAAAGCCAACATAGGCATCATAGGTTCTGAAAGCCAACAAAGGCATAGTCTAGTTGAAAGCCAACATAGGCATCATAGGTTCTGAAAGCCAACAAAGGCATAATCTAGTTCACAGCCAACACATAGACATCACATGCCAACAAAGACAAAGGCATCTAGTTCCCAGAAGCATAGAAGTACTCTTTCAACTTGTATGAAGAAGTCCTTTTTCTTCCACTCTGTCTTGGAGCTTGAAAAGTTGACCTGTTTCCTGTAGCAGAGGTAGAGGCTGTACCAACATTGGTAGCTTTCTTCCTGGGAGACCTCCTTGGAGGAGCAGCAGGTGTAGCTTTCTTCCTAGGAGACCTCCTTGGAGGAGCAACAGGTGTAGTGGCAGCAGGTGTAGGAGCAGCAGTTGATGGAGATGGCCTCTTCCTTGGTGGTGCAACAGCTGTAGGTGCAGTAGTagatgaagatggcctcttccTTGGTGGTGCAGCAGCTATAGATGCATTTGTTGTTGAAGTAGAAGTCTGTGACCTGTTTGGCTGCATTTCAAAAACAGTTAAGGCTTGTGAGTTACAATGGAGACAAAATAAAGAGAATTGAGGTGCTACTATAACTAACCTGATGCTGGTTCATTCTCATAGCAAGAGCTGGCTTGAGGGGCTTGGAGCAAACATTGTATCTATGCCCTACAAGTTTGCAGTTGCTGCAAGTAATAGATGCCATCCTAGATGTATCTCTTGGTGCTGGCTTTTCAAATTGGTTTTTCCTCCTCTTTGTTTGTTGCTTCCCAACCATGTCTTTGAATACTGGAGGCTCTATGTCCTGAGTTCTTGTCCTTGGCCACAAGTTTGGACCAGGCACAGGAAATATGATATGTGCAAATGCTTTTTTATACATTTCCTTTTTGAAGAAATCAGCAACAAAGTCCTCTGGCTGCAACTTAGCTTTCACTATTGCAGAAACTGCATGATGGCAAGGCATAGAAGTCATATCCCATTTCCTACATCCACATGTTCTGTCCAGCAAGTTCACTGAGTAGGTGTTTTCTCCACTAGTCACTTGGTAGATGTTAGGACCAGCCATCAAAGTCTGGCACCACCTTGAGTTGTACTTTGTCTCCTCTAACATTTCAGCATAGGTAGGGCAAATCTCCCAATTTGCTGTCTCTGTCTTTGTTCTATTCTTGTTAAATTTGACCATCAATTTTGTCCTAATTCCTTCTATCATGGTCACTATTGGCTTGCCTCTGACATCTAATATCATTTTATTAAACACCTCACTGATGTTGTTCACTACCAGGTCAGTTTTGCAATTAAAATCCATAGCATGCCTAGCCCAAGTATGAACAGGGATTTTGTGAAGCCATGTCCAAGCAGCCTTACACTCTCTTTTCAAAGCATTCATTGCATCAAGGTGTTCATTCTCAGTATAAGAGTAGCTAGCTGCATCCATGTGTTTCTTTAATTCATCACCTCTAAAACCAGCAGTTTGGAAATTCTGGTAGATATGTCTAAGGCATAATCTTTGTGGACAATTGGGGAAAACATGGTTTATTGCATTTAAAAGCCCCTATTTGAAACAATGGGAAATAAAGCTAAGCATTGGTCCTATAAACAATGAAACAATGAAGCTATATCAATGTGCATATGAAACCATGAAACCTAGTGCAATATTGTATGAGAAGAGAAGTTTACCTTCTGCCTATCAGAGATGATGGTATAATAACCAAACTTCCCACTTTCTCCACCAAGTGCATCTTTAAGCTGTGTTAAGAACCAGGTCCAACTGTCTTTGTCCTCTTTGTCAACAACTCCAAATGCTATAGGGTAGATATTATTGTTCCCATCCCTTCCTGTTGCAGCAAGGATCTGTTGACCTGTTGACAGCTTGATAAAACAACCATCTACCCCTGCAAAGCTGACAATTGTGAGAACATAGTGTATGTAATGTGAGCACATAAACAATTCACAACTTAGTAAATGAAATGTACCTATGAATGGTCTGCATCCATTCAAAAACCCTTCTTTGCAAGCACTTAGACAGAAAAAGAGGCCATGAAACCTAGGGTTTTTGCTTGGGTGCTCTGGTACATGCCTAGTAGTAACAATACATCTTGAGCCTGGGTTTGTATCCAACAGAATCTGCAAATAATCTCTTATTCTAGTGTATTGTCCTCTCTGATC is drawn from Aegilops tauschii subsp. strangulata cultivar AL8/78 chromosome 1, Aet v6.0, whole genome shotgun sequence and contains these coding sequences:
- the LOC109783432 gene encoding uncharacterized protein; translated protein: MVSWSDDDSSENSHQYADSASDEGIIKIPETIDDSDFEGTEPDVLCNEHSLPAERRVAFQGIHTGRRFFACAVKKGRNCELVEWVDPFWPATMENALTKLWDKYEECRRSKIEDNLESSFAAHNLTQQKIKLQASYERLVEDVNGLLDAQEQRAQMERGKMQNKPDESKLQEKYDMLKNLTVAQANVIRNMKLKLAEEKIKLQAHIDELEKVVEQTKLKLNGIKAILDE